In Idiomarina sp. PL1-037, a single genomic region encodes these proteins:
- a CDS encoding Lon protease family protein, which yields MKLDCLALQPQTGEWLKELPAELKEDALVGQKRAVTALNNALRQHGTYSNIYALFPGGLLKRDILDAYFTDNRWEFTHWYDWLYLANPSDSLRPLCVNLPSGTADAAIKAIWGFLQLPLNQREEAYKTIIEQFDTHKLRDYMQQIRDKKAEDIQGESLASVLVGHQHPAPYYYCDRVTEERLFGHIGVQSVEGTVSSELHLIEAGLLHKANGGVLAIEVAQLLENITLWKRLKDVIEGGEFEWPRQSPTSGAAFFYRPESVPINIKIILLGSRNEYAQLREYDEDFDNFFPFLADFHGHYATQNEPVAPYFNYLQYVWQLADVLPLSTDGYSALLRVCARYTDYQQELTLNTIQLLQLLREANDCALQNQHAKIDKAAIDLALQQQRDREGNLAELSRRSILEQQVRIDTHGSAVGQLNGLTVVTMGGSEFGEPSRITATIHYGDGDIIDIERKSDLSGNIHTKGVMILSAYLANQFARHEPLSVSATVVFEQSYYEVDGDSASLGELCCLISALAEQPLKQSLAITGAIDQFGNVQSIGAVNEKIEGYYALCAHRGLNGEQGVIIPQSNRHQLNLNDDIIEAVKSGKFYVYTVEHVEEALELLTDLPIKDLFQKVRERTLDSSDSDQPSGFWQRLFS from the coding sequence ATGAAATTAGACTGTCTGGCGCTACAGCCACAAACCGGCGAGTGGCTCAAAGAGCTGCCTGCGGAACTTAAAGAAGATGCCTTAGTTGGACAAAAACGTGCAGTTACGGCCTTAAACAACGCGTTACGCCAGCATGGCACATACTCTAATATTTATGCTTTATTTCCTGGTGGTCTTTTAAAACGGGACATCCTCGATGCCTACTTTACTGATAATCGTTGGGAGTTCACTCACTGGTATGACTGGCTGTATTTGGCGAATCCGTCAGATTCTTTACGTCCTTTGTGTGTTAATTTGCCGTCAGGAACTGCCGACGCAGCCATTAAAGCGATATGGGGTTTCCTGCAGCTACCGTTAAATCAACGCGAAGAAGCTTACAAGACCATTATTGAACAATTTGATACCCATAAGCTGCGTGATTACATGCAACAAATACGGGATAAAAAGGCTGAGGATATCCAGGGCGAGAGCCTGGCCTCTGTTTTAGTGGGACATCAGCACCCTGCCCCTTACTACTATTGCGATCGTGTTACCGAGGAACGGCTCTTTGGTCACATTGGTGTGCAATCGGTTGAAGGAACGGTCAGTTCAGAGCTGCATTTAATTGAGGCCGGCCTTTTGCATAAAGCGAACGGTGGTGTTTTGGCTATAGAGGTTGCTCAGTTGCTCGAAAACATCACGCTCTGGAAGCGTCTTAAAGATGTTATCGAGGGCGGAGAATTTGAATGGCCGCGTCAGTCGCCGACTTCAGGTGCGGCCTTCTTTTATCGACCCGAGTCTGTGCCCATTAATATTAAGATTATTTTACTGGGGTCACGTAACGAATACGCGCAGCTGCGCGAGTATGACGAAGACTTTGATAACTTCTTCCCGTTTTTGGCTGACTTTCATGGACATTATGCAACTCAGAATGAGCCGGTAGCGCCCTACTTCAATTACTTACAGTATGTGTGGCAACTAGCCGATGTGCTGCCGTTAAGTACCGATGGTTACTCAGCTTTATTGCGAGTTTGTGCCCGATACACGGATTATCAGCAGGAGCTCACATTAAACACGATACAGTTACTGCAACTGCTTCGTGAAGCCAACGACTGTGCGCTGCAAAACCAACACGCAAAGATTGATAAAGCCGCTATAGACTTAGCGCTGCAGCAACAGCGAGACCGAGAAGGTAACCTTGCTGAGCTGAGCCGACGCAGCATACTCGAACAGCAGGTTCGAATAGACACTCATGGCTCTGCGGTTGGTCAGTTAAATGGGCTGACTGTTGTGACTATGGGCGGCAGTGAGTTCGGCGAGCCTTCCCGGATTACTGCGACCATTCACTATGGTGATGGCGATATTATTGATATTGAACGTAAATCTGACCTCTCCGGTAATATTCACACTAAAGGAGTTATGATTTTAAGCGCCTATTTGGCCAACCAATTTGCCCGCCATGAACCGCTATCCGTATCAGCAACTGTGGTATTTGAGCAGTCCTACTATGAGGTCGATGGCGACAGCGCATCACTTGGCGAGCTTTGCTGCTTGATTTCAGCTCTGGCTGAGCAGCCGCTGAAGCAGTCACTGGCGATTACTGGCGCGATAGATCAGTTTGGTAACGTTCAGTCTATTGGTGCAGTGAATGAAAAAATTGAAGGTTATTATGCGCTTTGTGCTCACAGAGGCTTAAATGGCGAACAAGGTGTTATTATTCCGCAGTCGAATCGACACCAGCTTAACCTCAACGACGATATCATCGAGGCTGTTAAGTCCGGTAAATTTTATGTGTACACGGTAGAGCACGTTGAGGAAGCGTTAGAGTTACTAACAGACTTACCGATCAAAGATCTTTTTCAGAAAGTTCGTGAACGAACTCTGGATAGTTCTGATAGTGATCAACCTAGCGGTTTCTGGCAACGACTTTTTAGTTGA
- a CDS encoding LysR family transcriptional regulator has translation MSFPDVTNYYLFAQVMACGSISAASRELGLPKSTISRKMAILELEQGTRLFHRSRSGLKLTDVGREFLVHCERLVSAAESAQQVTQRLLDKPRGKVEISAPYALSQSLLVQVLPEFMSLYPEVEIQLVVTNRPVNLIEEGIDIALRVRKNIEDSSLIARPISQAPQTLYIAPDLINHNSITEPEDLLTFEHLSLHYTNGRYGYELIHSSGQQKNIRIKPRLITDDMIVLREAAIKKLGIVALPNYLCNDAVNSGELAPVLTDWHLPTGIMHMTYSHRRGILPAVRVLIDFLAEKLPHLAQQQF, from the coding sequence ATGTCCTTTCCTGATGTCACAAACTACTACCTGTTCGCTCAGGTAATGGCCTGCGGCAGTATCAGCGCCGCCTCGCGGGAGCTCGGGCTGCCCAAGTCCACCATAAGCCGAAAAATGGCTATACTTGAGCTAGAGCAGGGGACCCGGCTGTTTCACAGAAGCCGGTCAGGCCTCAAATTAACCGATGTTGGACGTGAGTTTCTGGTGCACTGCGAGCGTCTTGTCAGCGCAGCTGAATCGGCTCAACAAGTCACACAGCGTTTACTGGATAAACCCCGGGGTAAAGTCGAAATAAGCGCGCCCTATGCTTTAAGTCAAAGCTTGTTAGTCCAGGTGTTACCTGAATTTATGAGTTTGTATCCGGAAGTTGAAATTCAACTTGTTGTGACAAACCGGCCGGTTAACTTAATAGAAGAGGGCATCGACATTGCTTTGCGCGTACGAAAAAATATAGAAGACTCCAGTTTAATAGCCAGACCCATAAGTCAGGCGCCTCAAACCCTTTATATTGCTCCCGATTTAATAAATCATAACTCGATAACTGAGCCTGAGGACTTATTAACGTTCGAGCATTTGAGTCTGCATTACACCAACGGACGATATGGTTATGAATTGATCCACAGTTCAGGCCAGCAAAAAAATATCAGAATAAAACCCCGTCTTATCACCGACGATATGATTGTCTTACGAGAAGCTGCAATAAAAAAACTTGGCATTGTCGCTTTACCAAATTACCTCTGTAACGATGCAGTGAATAGCGGGGAACTTGCCCCTGTTTTAACTGACTGGCATCTACCCACCGGGATCATGCATATGACGTACTCGCACCGACGAGGAATATTGCCGGCGGTGCGGGTTCTTATCGATTTCCTCGCTGAAAAGCTTCCGCATCTTGCACAGCAACAGTTTTAA
- the rmf gene encoding ribosome modulation factor, with translation MKRQKRDRFERAHTQGFKAGLHGRSKDNCPYQTQDDFRSHWLGGWRDAMEARNTGLFR, from the coding sequence ATGAAAAGACAAAAGCGCGATCGCTTTGAAAGAGCACATACTCAAGGCTTTAAAGCCGGTTTGCATGGTCGCTCAAAAGACAACTGTCCTTATCAGACCCAGGATGATTTTCGTTCCCACTGGCTGGGAGGTTGGCGAGATGCAATGGAAGCCCGAAATACCGGCTTATTCCGCTGA
- a CDS encoding ATP-binding cassette domain-containing protein, with translation MSLLRVQDAHLAFGAEAILDGVDFTIEAGERVCLVGRNGAGKSTFLKAIDNEVVLDSGQIQWVGDTKVTRLPQDPPKQSEQRVFDYVAEALAESGKALARYHELSASLTDSPSSATLDEMDKLQNQLDAINGWQVNTRIEQVLTQLQLPADETMAALSGGWLRRVALARALVVDPDILLLDEPTNHLDIEMVRWLEEQIVNFSGAVLFISHDRAFIRRLATRIIDLDRGHLTSYPGSYDTYLQKKQEALEVEASHNAEFDKKLAAEETWIRQGVKARRTRNEGRVRALQDLRKQRQQRRELQGKANLAVNESSRSGKKVFEGENMALRFGDKPIINDLDLLLMRGDKVAFVGPNGCGKSTLIKVILGMQDVDNGKVQLGTNLEVAYFDQHRSQLDPEQTVMDNVGDGKQDIEFQGRSRHILSYLQDFLFSPKQSRTPVRALSGGERNRALLAKILLKPSNILVLDEPTNDLDIETLELLEQIVANYQGTVLLVSHDREFVDNTATSVLYFEGEGVITEIIGGFTELNHYLAAKAENSFHSNGTKAAAKESDSNKSSQNKRKPADKGSDKPKKKLSYKLQRELEQLPKVIAEKEAKLEELQQLMNEPGFFEQPLEKTEPVMSQIADIEGQLMQDLERWEELENLSEQSS, from the coding sequence ATGAGTTTATTACGTGTACAGGATGCACACCTCGCCTTTGGCGCTGAGGCCATTTTAGACGGTGTAGATTTTACCATTGAAGCCGGTGAACGAGTCTGTTTGGTCGGCCGTAACGGTGCTGGTAAATCCACTTTTTTAAAAGCGATAGATAATGAAGTGGTCTTAGATTCAGGCCAAATACAGTGGGTGGGTGACACTAAAGTGACCCGTTTGCCGCAAGACCCGCCTAAGCAATCTGAACAACGGGTGTTTGACTACGTAGCTGAAGCTCTTGCTGAATCAGGCAAGGCGTTGGCTCGTTATCATGAACTGTCTGCCAGTCTTACGGATTCCCCCAGTAGCGCAACTCTGGACGAAATGGACAAATTGCAGAATCAACTGGATGCCATTAACGGTTGGCAAGTTAACACCCGCATTGAGCAGGTTTTAACTCAGCTGCAATTACCCGCAGATGAAACTATGGCTGCTCTTTCCGGCGGTTGGTTGCGTCGCGTAGCGCTGGCTCGAGCTTTGGTTGTTGATCCGGACATTTTACTGTTAGACGAACCAACCAACCACTTGGATATTGAAATGGTGCGTTGGCTGGAAGAGCAAATCGTTAACTTTTCCGGGGCCGTGTTATTTATTAGTCACGACAGGGCATTTATCCGCCGTTTGGCCACACGAATTATAGATTTAGACCGCGGACACTTAACCAGTTACCCGGGCAGCTACGATACCTATCTGCAGAAAAAACAGGAAGCATTGGAAGTTGAAGCAAGCCACAACGCTGAATTTGATAAAAAGCTGGCAGCTGAAGAGACCTGGATACGCCAGGGTGTTAAAGCACGTCGCACTCGTAACGAAGGACGAGTACGTGCACTTCAGGATCTGCGGAAGCAACGTCAGCAAAGACGTGAACTTCAGGGTAAAGCAAACCTGGCCGTGAACGAGTCTTCGCGTTCCGGTAAGAAAGTCTTTGAAGGCGAAAATATGGCTTTGCGCTTCGGCGACAAGCCTATTATTAATGACCTCGATCTCTTGTTGATGCGTGGCGACAAAGTTGCGTTTGTCGGCCCCAATGGTTGCGGTAAGAGTACGCTGATTAAAGTTATTCTCGGTATGCAGGATGTAGACAATGGAAAGGTTCAACTGGGTACAAACCTTGAAGTTGCTTATTTTGATCAACATCGTTCGCAGCTTGATCCTGAGCAAACGGTGATGGATAACGTCGGTGATGGTAAGCAGGACATCGAGTTTCAGGGTCGTAGCCGCCATATTTTAAGTTATTTGCAGGACTTTCTGTTTTCACCGAAACAATCAAGAACTCCCGTTCGTGCGCTCTCTGGTGGTGAACGAAACCGCGCATTGTTAGCTAAGATATTGCTGAAACCCAGTAATATTCTGGTACTGGACGAGCCAACCAACGATCTTGATATTGAAACCTTAGAATTACTCGAACAAATAGTTGCGAATTATCAGGGCACGGTTCTATTAGTCAGTCACGACAGGGAATTTGTCGATAATACGGCGACCAGTGTACTGTACTTTGAAGGTGAGGGCGTTATTACAGAAATTATTGGTGGCTTTACCGAGCTAAACCACTATTTAGCGGCGAAAGCGGAAAATTCATTCCATAGCAACGGAACCAAAGCAGCAGCTAAAGAGTCTGACAGCAACAAAAGTTCGCAAAATAAAAGGAAACCCGCAGACAAAGGTTCAGACAAGCCGAAGAAGAAGTTATCCTATAAACTGCAACGCGAACTAGAGCAGTTACCCAAAGTTATTGCGGAAAAAGAAGCAAAACTTGAAGAATTACAACAGTTAATGAATGAACCGGGGTTCTTCGAACAGCCACTAGAAAAAACCGAACCAGTCATGAGTCAAATTGCCGACATTGAAGGGCAGCTGATGCAAGATCTGGAGCGCTGGGAAGAACTGGAAAACTTATCAGAACAGAGTAGTTAG
- a CDS encoding DUF3466 family protein, whose protein sequence is MKSFTLKSLTIAIVSTVSFASAADTYNIETIDTLNNYRSSVPQSINASGQIVGVARFPENVEIDFSKVPERLLIQIGFDPEAGEELTIAQYQAIVENLGNYANNSLQTQRVGLNQAFIYSSGASSEVNAVSATENQLANSVDSFLYSINNANTAVGVTSAPFELIEHEYTNSDDETETEEYFVSEFLTRGMWYNNGESSVVEPEAQDYLGGESAIFDINESGLAAGYESVSLSPYATTRIQERCEDPEVASASQPLEVCVWGIWRGLQNADASNIATFSNSRYRYSRPRSGYNAGRSIYDIRARLWQLDANGDVIGESIKLPTLVERRSDDENDFSSYAYAINNNGIAVGQSWTYHPERNAIRMPAIFQNEEALPVTEDPIYLWGAATDINDSNVAVGHLTKRPAGKLRSYGFYYDVDEGELTILDSFFNGASTIVRSINDNGEMVGTAEVDPTLSQVRARAGFYYDMSDEAPQIINLNNTISCDSEYNIVDANDITENGEIIATALKTEPYTDEDGEEQTREILVNVKLDPIEGELNNCTDNEEPVERQGAAVGFGSLLGFGTLGLLITGIRRRTFLKTKKS, encoded by the coding sequence ATGAAATCATTTACGTTGAAGTCACTTACCATCGCAATTGTTTCAACCGTCTCTTTTGCTTCTGCAGCAGACACTTATAATATTGAAACAATTGACACTTTGAATAATTATCGCAGCAGTGTTCCACAAAGCATTAACGCCAGTGGGCAAATTGTTGGTGTTGCACGTTTCCCGGAAAATGTGGAAATTGATTTTTCTAAAGTTCCCGAGCGACTACTCATACAGATAGGTTTTGATCCTGAAGCCGGTGAAGAACTGACAATTGCTCAGTATCAGGCAATTGTAGAAAACTTGGGAAACTATGCAAATAACAGCCTTCAGACTCAACGTGTTGGATTGAACCAGGCCTTCATCTATAGCAGCGGGGCCAGCAGTGAAGTTAACGCGGTGTCAGCAACTGAGAACCAACTCGCTAATAGCGTGGACAGCTTCTTATACTCAATTAATAATGCCAATACAGCGGTGGGGGTCACCAGTGCACCGTTTGAGCTTATTGAGCATGAATATACCAATTCTGACGATGAAACTGAGACCGAGGAGTACTTCGTATCCGAATTTTTAACTCGCGGAATGTGGTACAACAACGGAGAATCCAGTGTCGTTGAGCCGGAAGCTCAGGATTACCTGGGCGGCGAAAGTGCTATTTTCGATATAAACGAGAGTGGACTTGCTGCCGGTTACGAAAGTGTTTCGTTAAGTCCTTACGCAACAACTCGAATTCAAGAAAGATGCGAAGACCCTGAAGTTGCCAGCGCATCACAACCTTTAGAAGTTTGTGTATGGGGCATCTGGAGAGGCTTGCAAAATGCCGATGCGTCGAATATCGCAACCTTTAGTAACAGCCGTTATCGCTATAGCCGTCCGCGCTCCGGTTACAATGCCGGTCGCTCTATCTATGACATTCGCGCGAGATTATGGCAGCTTGACGCCAATGGTGACGTTATTGGCGAATCTATTAAATTACCAACGCTGGTAGAGCGAAGAAGCGACGATGAAAATGACTTTTCAAGCTACGCTTATGCCATTAATAACAATGGCATAGCAGTAGGGCAAAGCTGGACATATCATCCTGAGCGTAATGCTATTCGTATGCCGGCAATTTTCCAGAATGAAGAAGCGCTGCCAGTCACTGAAGACCCTATCTACTTGTGGGGCGCTGCAACGGACATTAATGATTCGAATGTTGCGGTAGGTCATTTAACCAAACGCCCTGCAGGAAAGTTGCGAAGCTACGGCTTTTATTATGATGTTGACGAGGGGGAACTGACAATTCTTGACAGTTTCTTTAATGGCGCGTCGACCATCGTTCGCAGTATCAATGATAACGGCGAAATGGTCGGTACAGCAGAGGTTGATCCGACACTGTCTCAGGTTCGTGCTCGTGCTGGTTTTTACTATGATATGAGTGACGAAGCCCCACAAATTATTAACCTGAACAATACGATTAGCTGTGACAGCGAATACAATATTGTTGATGCCAATGATATTACCGAAAACGGTGAAATTATTGCTACAGCGCTTAAAACTGAACCTTACACAGACGAAGACGGAGAAGAGCAGACTCGCGAAATTTTGGTCAATGTAAAGCTCGATCCTATTGAAGGCGAGCTTAATAACTGTACTGATAACGAAGAGCCTGTAGAGCGTCAGGGCGCCGCTGTCGGGTTTGGCTCGCTACTTGGATTTGGCACACTGGGTTTGCTTATTACCGGAATAAGAAGAAGAACCTTCCTTAAGACCAAAAAATCATAA
- a CDS encoding CPXCG motif-containing cysteine-rich protein produces the protein MSLTDPKTFECPYCMAINDIEIDWLNDIGQHQIVDCQICCQPIEIEILQLGDDVQIKAHRDDE, from the coding sequence ATGAGTTTAACGGATCCAAAAACGTTCGAATGTCCTTACTGTATGGCAATAAATGACATTGAAATTGATTGGTTAAATGATATTGGCCAACACCAGATTGTCGATTGCCAAATCTGTTGTCAGCCAATAGAGATCGAAATTCTGCAACTCGGGGATGATGTGCAGATCAAAGCGCACCGTGATGATGAATAA
- the fabA gene encoding 3-hydroxyacyl-[acyl-carrier-protein] dehydratase FabA, whose translation MNQSSFTREELLACSRGEMFGPGNSKLPAPNMLMMDRIIEINEDGGSAGKGFIHAELDINPDLWFFDCHFKGDPVMPGCLGLDAMWQLLGFHLAWSGGPGRGRALGVGEVKFTGQILPEHKKVSYFIDMTRVIKRKLFMGVGNGRVEVDGREIYTAKDLKVGLFTDTSTF comes from the coding sequence ATGAATCAATCGAGCTTTACTCGCGAAGAACTTCTCGCCTGCAGTCGCGGGGAAATGTTTGGTCCTGGTAACAGTAAGTTGCCGGCACCTAATATGTTGATGATGGATCGCATCATTGAAATTAACGAAGACGGCGGATCGGCCGGGAAAGGTTTTATCCATGCCGAGCTCGATATTAATCCTGACCTTTGGTTTTTTGACTGTCACTTTAAAGGCGACCCGGTAATGCCAGGTTGTTTGGGTCTTGATGCTATGTGGCAGTTGCTCGGCTTTCACCTGGCGTGGTCCGGGGGGCCCGGTCGCGGTCGCGCGTTGGGTGTTGGTGAAGTTAAATTTACCGGGCAAATTCTGCCGGAACACAAGAAAGTCAGTTATTTTATTGATATGACACGAGTTATCAAACGTAAATTATTTATGGGCGTGGGTAATGGTCGTGTTGAGGTTGACGGTCGTGAAATTTACACAGCCAAAGACTTAAAAGTTGGCTTGTTTACCGACACTTCTACTTTTTAA
- a CDS encoding FMN-dependent NADH-azoreductase yields MKVLHLDSGIFLGQSVSRQVSQDIVNRLKEKHEITLVHRDLVANPVPHLAAEELLAEEKPLIDELVKELLEADTLVIGAPMYNFTIPTQLKAWFDRVLQAGVTFKYTEQGPQGLVNDKKVYIASGRGGIYSQGEAQAMDHQESYLKQALAFIGITDVTIIRAEGMNMGDEPRQQGFREAEQEIETI; encoded by the coding sequence ATGAAAGTTTTACATTTGGATTCAGGTATTTTTTTAGGACAGTCTGTTAGTCGGCAGGTTAGTCAGGACATTGTTAATAGACTTAAAGAAAAACACGAAATTACTCTTGTTCATCGGGATCTGGTTGCCAACCCGGTTCCTCACCTGGCAGCTGAGGAATTATTAGCTGAAGAGAAGCCGCTAATTGATGAATTGGTTAAGGAGCTGCTCGAGGCAGATACGCTTGTCATTGGCGCGCCAATGTATAACTTCACTATTCCGACTCAGCTAAAAGCTTGGTTTGACCGTGTATTGCAAGCTGGTGTCACTTTTAAATATACAGAACAAGGCCCTCAAGGCCTGGTAAATGACAAAAAAGTTTATATCGCGTCTGGTCGGGGTGGTATCTACTCTCAAGGTGAAGCCCAGGCTATGGATCACCAGGAAAGTTATTTAAAACAGGCACTTGCTTTTATCGGTATAACCGATGTGACCATCATCCGCGCTGAGGGCATGAACATGGGTGATGAGCCGCGCCAACAAGGCTTCAGAGAAGCTGAACAGGAAATTGAAACAATATAA
- a CDS encoding efflux RND transporter periplasmic adaptor subunit — protein MMPSWFRQSVFLIPLLLVLALFSNPAWTQAPVEYVEAKNQPVINSVDVPTTLSAMNNSQLSFAVEGKLLSLHKDIGDRVNKGDVLASLDARQINSIIESLQAQVDSAKASLADEKQQLSELEELAETDFVPASDLRRSRTRVQVARAQLAETKAMLNETEVNQNYHELRAPFDGVIASRPADLGEWLSAEQVVFQLVGSKNQHADVFLSQSYYSSINSDTQASLSYKETTIDAHLSRIVPFVDGNDRSFQVRLTGDYPKGWVVGMPLKASFEIDTGRVQTSVPQDAVVRYSDGRTSVWIAVEQNDEWQAKEQSVELGLRFNGYVEVGSGLDEGERVIVRGNEALTDGQVLKLTESADYD, from the coding sequence ATGATGCCATCATGGTTCAGACAGTCTGTTTTCTTAATTCCGTTACTATTAGTGCTGGCACTATTTAGCAACCCGGCCTGGACTCAGGCCCCGGTTGAGTACGTTGAAGCCAAAAATCAGCCCGTCATTAATAGCGTTGACGTACCCACCACCCTATCCGCTATGAATAATTCGCAACTCAGTTTTGCTGTTGAAGGAAAGTTGTTGAGCCTGCACAAGGATATTGGTGACAGAGTCAATAAAGGAGACGTACTTGCCAGTTTAGATGCGCGTCAAATTAATTCAATAATAGAGTCTTTACAGGCTCAGGTGGATAGCGCTAAAGCCAGTCTTGCCGACGAAAAACAGCAGCTGAGTGAATTAGAAGAGTTAGCAGAGACTGATTTTGTTCCAGCCAGTGATTTAAGACGTTCCCGTACCCGGGTTCAGGTTGCACGAGCGCAACTGGCAGAAACAAAGGCAATGTTAAACGAAACTGAAGTTAATCAAAACTATCATGAACTTAGGGCACCATTTGACGGTGTTATTGCGAGTCGCCCGGCCGATTTAGGTGAATGGTTAAGTGCCGAACAGGTCGTTTTTCAATTGGTTGGCAGTAAAAACCAGCATGCCGATGTGTTTCTTTCGCAGTCTTACTACTCCTCTATAAACTCTGATACTCAGGCTTCGCTTAGCTACAAAGAGACGACTATTGATGCTCATTTAAGTCGCATAGTGCCCTTTGTTGACGGAAATGATCGCTCTTTTCAAGTTCGCTTAACGGGGGATTACCCTAAAGGCTGGGTTGTTGGAATGCCACTAAAAGCCTCATTTGAGATAGATACGGGACGGGTTCAGACTTCGGTACCTCAGGATGCCGTTGTTCGCTACAGCGATGGCAGAACCTCTGTCTGGATTGCGGTAGAGCAGAATGATGAATGGCAAGCGAAAGAACAGTCCGTTGAACTTGGCTTACGCTTCAACGGTTATGTAGAGGTGGGAAGCGGTTTAGATGAAGGCGAGAGAGTGATAGTACGTGGTAATGAAGCTCTAACAGATGGTCAGGTACTAAAGCTCACGGAGTCTGCTGACTATGATTGA